One window of the Nicotiana tabacum cultivar K326 chromosome 4, ASM71507v2, whole genome shotgun sequence genome contains the following:
- the LOC142180050 gene encoding uncharacterized protein LOC142180050, with protein MAAPKGNPGPSGGGGIVRNEKGEMIIAYAMPLGIVTKNTAETLALKAVIEWCIDQNVKKLEIESDSLMLVQWLTNTTSIPLSLQNEVQDIRSKIELFEETKIIPPSVGFHCSGSFSNTPAGEIERHNITLSWS; from the exons ATGGCTGCTCCAAAAGGTAATCCAGGTCCTAGTGGTGGTGGTGGCATTGTCAGGAATGAAAAAGGGGAGATGATTATTGCCTATGCAATGCCCCTGGGTATAGTGACTAAGAACACTGCAGAAACTCTTGCATTAAAAGCTGTAATTGAATGGTGCATTGATCAAAACGTAAAGAAACTTGAAATAGAAAGTGATTCTCTGATGTTGGTCCAATGGTTAACAAACACAACTAGTATTCCCTTGAGTTTACAAAATGAGGTGCAAGACATTAGAAGCAAGATAGAGCTATTTGAGGAGACAAAG ATCATTCCTCCTTCAGTTGGATTTCATTGTAGTGGCTCATTTTCTAATACTCCTGCAG gggaaaTAGAGAGACATAACATCACTCtctcttggtcatga
- the LOC107785077 gene encoding myricetin 7/4'-O-methyltransferase 2 has protein sequence MAMNENGSTELLQAQTQTWNHIYNFVSSSAAKCAVQLGIPDVLYKHGLKSYLLNFFMVKQWILHNWGDEDCVKILKKCKESIPSREKGGKVIIIGIVLENPKEKDDSVRAQHNMDLVMMVLFGAKERTKKEWEKLFTEAGFNEYEITPTLGTRSLIEIYP, from the coding sequence ATGGCAATGAATGAGAATGGTTCAACTGAACTTCTCCAGGCCCAAACTCAAACATGGAACCATATCTACAACTTCGTAAGCTCTTCAGCAGCAAAATGTGCCGTTCAACTAGGCATTCCCGATGTCCTATACAAACATGGCCTAAAATCCTATCTGCTGAATTTTTTCATGGTTAAACAGTGGATTCTCCATAATTGGGGAGACGAAGATTGTGTGAAGATATTAAAGAAATGCAAAGAGTCAATTCCAAGTAGAGAAAAAGGCGGGAAAGTGATAATTATAGGCATAGTGCTGGAAAATCCGAAGGAAAAGGATGATTCTGTTCGAGCACAACATAATATGGACTTGGTGATGATGGTTCTTTTTGGTGCCAAAGAGAGAACTAAGAAGGAATGGGAAAAACTCTTCACTGAAGCTGGTTTCAATGAATATGAAATAACTCCCACCCTGGGCACAAGGTCTCTCATTGAAATCTACCCTTGA